TGATGCCTAACCCGAAAGTCGGTACCGTTACTCCAGACGTAGCCACTGCCGTGAAAAACGCCAAGGCTGGTCAGGTTCGCTACCGTACCGACAAGAACGGTATCATCCACACCTCCGTTGGCAAGGTTGGCTTCGAAGCCGGCAAGCTGAAGGAAAACGTTGAAGCCCTGATCGCTGATCTGAAGCGTATCAAGCCAGCTTCCTCGAAAGGTATCTACGTCAAGCGCGTTACCCTGAGCACCACCATGGGCCCAGGTCTGATCATCGATCAGAGCTCGCTGAACGTGTAATGCTCGGTCGGTGCGACCTGGTCGCACCGGCTGCTGAAAATTGGGGTCCCTGCCTGGCGGGGGCTATCCAAGACCGTAGGCGGCGCAAGCCTTAAACCTCAAGCCTACGCAGATGGTGCTCCCGATTCGTTCGCGAATCAGACACCAAAACGACATCCGGCTCCGGCCAGATGAAACGGTAGAAACCAGGAGTAAACCCGTGGCAATTAAACTCGAAGACAAGAAGGCCATCGTCGCTGAAGTCAACGAGGCTGCCAAAGTCGCTCTGTCCGCTGTCGTGGCTGATGCCCGTGGTGTGACTGTAGGCGCAATGACCGGACTCCGTAAAGAGGCCCGCGAAGCTGGCGTTTACGTACGTGTCGTACGTAACACCCTGCTCAAGCGCGCTGTTGAAGGCACCGAATTCTCGATCCTCAACGACGCGTTCAAAGGCCCGACCCTGATTGCTTTCTCCAACGAACACCCGGGCGCTGCTGCTCGTCTGTTCAAAGAGTTCGCCAAGGGTCAGGACAAGTTCGAGATCAAGGCAGCTGCGTTTGACGGCAAGTTCCTTGCCGCTAACCAGATCGACGTGCTGGCAACCCTGCCAACTCGCGACGAGGCTATCGCACAGCTGATGAGCGTAATCCAAGGTGCAACCAGCAAGCTGGCTCGCACTCTGGCAGCTCTGCGCGACCAGAAAGAAGCTGCTGCTGCCTAAGGCACGCGCAACCCTTTCAAAATCATATGTTTAATTTGATGGCTGCGTAGGCTGTCACCCCAATACAGGATTTAAGTCATGTCTCTGACTAACGAGCAAATCATCGAAGCAATCGGCCAGAAAACCGTTCTGGAAATTGTTGAGCTGATCAAAGCGATGGAAGAAACCTTCGGCGTTACCGCTGCTGCCGCTGTTGCCGCTGGCCCAGCTGTTGCCGCTGCTGCTGCTGAAGAGCAAACCGAGTTCAACGTCGTTCTGACCGAAGCTGGCGACAAGAAGGTCAACGTGATCAAGGCAGTTCGTGAACTGACCGGTCTGGGTCTGAAAGAAGCCAAAGAGAAAGTCGACGGCGCTCCTCAGGTTATCGCTGAAGGCGTTTCGAAAGAAGCCGCTGAAGACGCGAAGAAGAAGCTGGAAGAAGCAGGCGCTAAAGTCGAGCTGAAGTAATTTCGACTTTGCGACTCCAGTCCGAGCGTTAAGCGAAGGGCTGATGGCTGGTGGCTTATGCCACCGGCCTTTTTCCGTTATTGGTGGCCGATCAGGTCGGCCCCGATAACGAGCGGCAACCACCAAGACGGTGGCGCAAACCAAGGGGTTTGCACGATTTTCTGGCTGCTCCCGCCGGGAGATGCCAAACAAGCAGGTGACCAAGCTGGGGAATGCTGATGGCTTACTCATACACTGAGAAAAAACGTATCCGCAAGGACTTTAGCAAGTTGCCGGACGTCATGGATGTGCCTTACCTCCTGGCCATCCAGCTGGATTCGTATCGCGAATTCCTGCAGGCGGGAGCATCCAAGGATCAGTTCCGCGACGTCGGTCTGCATGCGGCCTTCAAATCGGTATTCCCGATCATCAGCTACTCCGGCAATGCTGCCCTGGAGTACGTCGGCTATCGCCTGGGCGAGCCGGCCTTCGATGTGAAGGAATGTGTCCTGCGCGGTGTGACCTTTGCGGTCCCGCTGCGGGTGAAGGTGCGCCTGATCATCTTCGACAAGGAATCGTCGAACAAAGCGATCAAGGACATCAAAGAGCAAGAAGTCTACATGGGTGAAATTCCCCTGATGACTGAAAACGGTACCTTCGTTATCAACGGTACCGAGCGTGTAATCGTATCTCAGCTGCACCGTTCGCCGGGTGTGTTCTTCGACCACGACCGTGGCAAGACCCACAGCTCCGGCAAGCTGCTGTACTCCGCGCGCATCATCCCTTACCGCGGTTCCTGGCTGGACTTCGAGTTCGACCCGAAGGACTGCGTGTTCGTGCGTATCGACCGTCGCCGCAAGCTGCCGGCCTCGGTACTGCTGCGCGCGCTGGGCTACAGCACCGAAGAAGTACTCAACACCTTCTACACCACCAACGTGTTCCACCTGTCCGGCGAGAAACTCAGCCTGGAACTGGTGCCACAGCGCCTGCGTGGTGAAGTCGCGGTCATGGACATCCATGACGGCAGCGGCAAGGTCATCGTCGAGCAGGGCCGCCGTATCACCGCGCGCCACATCAACCAGCTGGAAAAGGCTGGCGTGAAAGAGCTGGACGTTCCGCTGGAGTACGTACTGGGCCGCACCACCGCCAAGGCGATCGTGCACCCGGCTACCGGCGAGATCCTGGCCGAATGCAACACCGAGCTGACCACCGATCTGCTGGTCAAGATCGCCAAGGCCCAGGTCGTTCGCATCGAGACGCTGTACACCAACGACATCGACTGCGGTCCGTTCATTTCGGACACCCTGAAGATCGACACCACCAGCAACCAACTGGAAGCGCTGGTCGAGATCTATCGCATGATGCGTCCTGGCGAGCCGCCAACCAAAGACGCCGCCGAAACCCTGTTCAACAACCTGTTCTTCAGCGCCGAGCGTTACGACCTGTCTGCCGTCGGCCGCATGAAGTTCAACCGTCGTATCGGTCGTACCGAGATCGAAGGTTCGGGCGTGCTGAGCAAGGAAGACATCGTCGAGGTCCTGAAGACCCTGGTCGATATCCGTAACGGCAAAGGCATCGTCGACGACATCGACCACCTGGGTAACCGTCGCGTCCGTTGTGTCGGCGAGATGGCCGAAAACCAGTTCCGCGTTGGCCTGGTGCGTGTAGAGCGCGCGGTCAAAGAGCGTCTGTCGATGGCCGAAAGCGAAGGCCTGATGCCTCAGGACCTGATCAACGCCAAGCCGGTAGCGGCGGCGGTGAAAGAGTTCTTCGGTTCCAGCCAGCTCTCGCAGTTCATGGGCCAGAACAACCCGCTCTCCGAGATCACCCACAAGCGCCGTGTCTCTGCACTCGGCCCTGGCGGTCTGACCCGTGAGCGTGCAGGCTTCGAAGTCCGTGACGTACACCCGACCCACTATGGCCGTGTGTGCCCGATCGA
This genomic stretch from Pseudomonas entomophila L48 harbors:
- the rplJ gene encoding 50S ribosomal protein L10, yielding MAIKLEDKKAIVAEVNEAAKVALSAVVADARGVTVGAMTGLRKEAREAGVYVRVVRNTLLKRAVEGTEFSILNDAFKGPTLIAFSNEHPGAAARLFKEFAKGQDKFEIKAAAFDGKFLAANQIDVLATLPTRDEAIAQLMSVIQGATSKLARTLAALRDQKEAAAA
- the rplL gene encoding 50S ribosomal protein L7/L12; this encodes MSLTNEQIIEAIGQKTVLEIVELIKAMEETFGVTAAAAVAAGPAVAAAAAEEQTEFNVVLTEAGDKKVNVIKAVRELTGLGLKEAKEKVDGAPQVIAEGVSKEAAEDAKKKLEEAGAKVELK